In Streptomyces sp. NBC_01439, the following are encoded in one genomic region:
- a CDS encoding ROK family protein: MNGNGAPPRVGDVTAPSASGTAARTRLERGRGALGPALELVHTGRAPTRAVLTAELGVTRATAGAVAAELEALGLIRVDSRPGGAGGTGGTGGAQGRPSHRLSVAEDGPVALAAQVHSDGFRAALVGLGGRIVATAPGKVTVSADPAQVLGAVVEAGAELLAQSGRRCVGAGLAVPSAVAEPDGTALNPLHLAWPAGSPVRAIFAECVKAAGIDGPALTGNDVNLAALAEHRHGAGRSAQHLLCVATGHRGVGGALVLDGRLHSGSSGLALEVGHLTVNPEGRACHCGSRGCLDVEADPLAFLTAAGRSPGPEVSLLQQARELLRDEPAEPAVRAATEELIDRLGLGLAGLVNILNPDRIILGGLHRELLHADPERLRAVVADRSLWGRSGGVPILPCTLDHNSLVGAAELAWQPVLDDPLGALA, from the coding sequence ATGAACGGCAACGGGGCCCCGCCGCGGGTGGGGGATGTGACCGCGCCATCCGCTTCCGGTACGGCTGCGCGGACCAGGCTGGAACGGGGGCGCGGCGCGCTCGGACCGGCGCTCGAGCTCGTCCACACCGGCCGCGCCCCGACCCGCGCCGTGCTCACGGCCGAGCTCGGGGTCACCCGGGCCACCGCCGGAGCGGTCGCCGCCGAGCTGGAGGCCCTCGGGCTGATCCGCGTCGATTCCCGCCCGGGCGGAGCCGGCGGGACCGGCGGGACAGGCGGAGCCCAGGGCCGCCCCTCGCACCGGCTCTCGGTGGCCGAGGACGGCCCGGTGGCGCTGGCCGCCCAGGTGCACTCGGACGGCTTCCGGGCCGCCCTGGTCGGCCTCGGCGGCCGCATCGTGGCCACCGCACCCGGCAAGGTCACCGTCTCCGCCGATCCGGCGCAGGTGCTCGGCGCGGTCGTGGAGGCGGGCGCGGAGCTGCTCGCGCAGAGCGGCCGCCGCTGCGTCGGGGCGGGTCTCGCGGTCCCCTCGGCGGTCGCGGAGCCGGACGGTACGGCGCTGAACCCGCTGCACCTGGCCTGGCCGGCCGGCTCTCCCGTACGGGCCATCTTCGCGGAGTGCGTCAAGGCGGCCGGGATCGACGGCCCGGCCCTGACGGGCAACGACGTCAACCTCGCGGCCCTGGCCGAGCACCGGCACGGCGCGGGGCGCAGCGCCCAGCACCTGCTGTGCGTGGCCACCGGGCACCGCGGGGTCGGCGGGGCGCTGGTGCTGGACGGCCGCCTGCACAGCGGGAGTTCGGGCCTGGCCCTGGAGGTCGGCCACCTCACCGTGAACCCCGAGGGACGGGCCTGCCACTGCGGCAGCCGGGGCTGCCTGGACGTGGAGGCGGACCCGCTGGCCTTCCTCACCGCAGCGGGCCGCAGCCCCGGCCCCGAGGTGTCGCTGCTCCAGCAGGCCCGCGAACTGCTGCGCGACGAGCCGGCGGAACCGGCGGTACGGGCGGCCACGGAGGAGCTGATCGACCGGCTCGGGCTCGGACTCGCGGGCCTGGTGAACATCCTCAACCCGGACCGGATCATCCTGGGCGGGCTGCACCGGGAGCTGCTGCACGCTGACCCGGAGCGGCTGCGCGCGGTGGTCGCGGACCGCAGCCTCTGGGGACGCAGCGGCGGGGTGCCGATCCTGCCGTGCACCCTGGACCACAACAGCCTGGTCGGCGCGGCGGAGTTGGCGTGGCAGCCGGTGCTCGACGACCCGCTGGGAGCCCTGGCCTAA